One window of Nicotiana tomentosiformis chromosome 11, ASM39032v3, whole genome shotgun sequence genomic DNA carries:
- the LOC104120647 gene encoding serine carboxypeptidase II-2 — MSNLKWGFLVFALFFITEVHLGSCFVNSNVVQKQLDKVTKLPGQGFNVNFENYAGYVTVNEESERALFYWFFEAVDDPSSKPLVLWLNGGPGCSSIAYGLAEELGPFHIEKDGKTLYWNPYSWNLAANLLFLDSPVGVGYSYSNTSSDHLNNGDARTAADSLAFLLKWLERFPEYKGRDFYITGESYAGHYVPQLSQAIVRYNKGVKKQVINLKGFMVGNALTDDYHDHLGLFQFMWSAGMISDQTFKQANALCDYQSFIRPSEQCDKILDQANEEVGNIDFYSIFTQTCTAKFSILNHLLKRSNRVGHLRRSYDPCTEQHSVIYFNLPEVQEALHVHKRNSSFKWVACSDEVSSGWKDSPKTVLDVYRELIRSGLRIWVFSGDTDAVIPVTSTRYSIDALKLPTVAPWRAWYDDGQVGGWTQEYKGLTFVTVRGAGHEVALHRPKQALTLVKSFLAGSSMPSLELISDS; from the exons ATGTCAAATCTCAAGTGGGGTTTTCTTGTTTTTGCTCTATTTTTCATTACTGAGGTTCATTTGGGTAGTTGTTTTGTAAACTCAAATGTAGTACAAAAGCAATTAGATAAAGttactaagcttcctggtcaagGGTTTAATGTGAACTTTGAAAATTATGCTGGTTATGTTACTGTAAATGAAGAATCAGAAAGAGCTCTCTTTTATTGGTTCTTTGAAGCTGTTGATGATCCTTCTTCAAAACCTCTTGTTCTTTGGCTGAATGGAG GACCTGGATGTTCGTCGATTGCCTATGGGTTAGCTGAGGAACTTGGGCCATTTCATATTGAGAAAGATGGGAAGACCCTTTATTGGAATCCTTACTCTTGGAACTTAG CTGCAAACCTGTTATTTCTTGACTCTCCTGTTGGAGTTGGTTATTCCTATTCAAACACTTCATCGGATCATCTTAACAATGGTGACGCTCGGACAG CTGCGGATTCCCTTGCATTTTTGCTGAAGTGGCTTGAACGATTTCCAGAATACAAAGGAAGAGACTTTTATATTACAGGAGAGAGCTATGCTG GGCATTATGTTCCTCAGCTAAGTCAAGCTATTGTGAGGTACAATAAGGGTGTAAAGAAGCAAGTAATCAACTTAAAAGGTTTCATG GTTGGAAATGCTTTGACCGATGACTATCATGACCACTTAGGACTATTTCAGTTCATGTGGTCAGCTGGAATGATTTCCGACCAAACATTCAAGCAGGCGAATGCTTTGTGCGACTACCAATCATTTATAAGACCCTCAGAGCAGTGTGATAAGATTCTGGATCAGGCTAATGAAGAAGTTGGAAATATTGATTTCTACAGCATCTTCACTCAAACATGCACAGCCAAGTTTAGTATACTTAACCACTTGCTCAAAAGGAGCAAT AGGGTTGGCCATCTCAGAAGAAGCTATGATCCATGTACAGAGCAGCACTCCGTGATTTACTTCAATCTTCCTGAAGTTCAGGAGGCTCTTCATGTTCATAAGAGAAACTCATCATTCAAATGGGTCGCTTGCAG TGACGAAGTATCCAGTGGTTGGAAGGATTCTCCCAAGACAGTGCTGGACGTCTATCGTGAACTGATACGATCAGGCCTTCGTATTTGGGTTTTCAG TGGTGACACAGATGCTGTGATCCCAGTTACATCAACCCGTTACAGCATTGATGCTCTAAAACTGCCAACAGTTGCTCCCTGGCGCGCATGGTATGATGATGGACAG GTTGGAGGATGGACACAAGAATACAAAGGGCTGACATTTGTTACTGTAAGAGGTGCTGGCCATGAAGTTGCTCTGCATAGACCGAAACAAGCTCTCACTCTCGTCAAGTCATTCTTAGCAGGATCATCAATGCCTAGCTTGGAACTAATTAGTGACTCTTAG